The Vibrio astriarenae genome contains a region encoding:
- the bamC gene encoding outer membrane protein assembly factor BamC, producing MKFSRQLVVGSLAVFVLSACSGSASQRRQAKDDFEYLNTPELKEWTAAEGSQVEVYPNYRIPQGEFQGEIGRGVDIRPPQQILELIPGARIEREGGEATLWMLRSEEQVRVWQTMLGMLANTNTDIVSQTDERVETGWVTWNSEDEDVEIGSRYEISRFEANNRFGFKISLIDWKEAGTVKPVSATNKERYNALMTNQVTARYDQQLREEAERKAQELVKQIPITMGTDRSGLPVIIARTQYNVLWQRLPTLLPNMGFTIEERNQSQGQVKARYAAQDDEFWKEIGVKPVNLEVGVYTFLFGDLGNRTSINVTDSKGKPVTEALLKDMAPVIASLVSE from the coding sequence ATGAAATTTTCTCGTCAGCTAGTTGTTGGATCTCTAGCTGTTTTTGTTTTATCTGCGTGTTCTGGTAGTGCCTCTCAGCGCCGCCAAGCCAAGGATGACTTTGAATACCTTAATACCCCGGAATTGAAAGAGTGGACGGCGGCAGAGGGTTCGCAAGTCGAAGTCTACCCTAATTATCGTATTCCACAGGGTGAGTTCCAGGGTGAGATTGGCCGTGGTGTTGATATTCGTCCGCCGCAGCAGATCCTTGAACTGATACCGGGTGCTCGAATTGAACGTGAAGGAGGCGAGGCCACGCTCTGGATGCTTCGCTCTGAGGAACAAGTACGCGTTTGGCAAACCATGCTCGGTATGCTTGCCAATACAAATACTGATATCGTCAGTCAGACAGATGAGCGAGTTGAGACAGGTTGGGTGACTTGGAATTCTGAAGATGAAGACGTTGAGATCGGCAGTCGCTATGAGATTTCTCGTTTTGAAGCTAATAATCGCTTCGGTTTTAAGATCTCACTGATCGACTGGAAAGAAGCAGGGACAGTTAAACCAGTCTCGGCGACGAACAAAGAGCGCTATAACGCGCTAATGACCAACCAAGTGACGGCTCGTTATGACCAACAGCTTCGTGAAGAAGCGGAGCGTAAAGCACAAGAGCTGGTGAAACAAATTCCAATCACCATGGGTACAGACCGCAGTGGCTTGCCGGTTATCATTGCTCGTACACAATACAACGTATTGTGGCAACGATTGCCAACGCTGTTACCAAACATGGGTTTCACCATTGAAGAGCGTAATCAGTCGCAAGGTCAGGTCAAGGCGCGTTATGCAGCGCAAGACGATGAGTTTTGGAAAGAGATTGGGGTTAAGCCTGTTAACCTTGAAGTCGGTGTTTACACCTTCTTATTCGGTGATCTTGGTAACCGTACGTCAATCAACGTGACGGACTCTAAAGGCAAACCGGTGACGGAAGCGCTACTGAAAGATATGGCGCCAGTGATAGCCTCACTCGTCAGTGAATAG
- the dapE gene encoding succinyl-diaminopimelate desuccinylase yields MTDSPVLSLAKDLISRRSVTPEDAGCQEVMINRLKALGFEIEVMVFEDTTNFWARRGNKAPLFAFAGHTDVVPSGPEEQWHTPPFTPTVIDDHLHGRGAADMKGSLACMIVAVERFIEQHPDHDGSIAFLITSDEEGPFINGTTRVVDTLMARDELIDMCIVGEPSSTHHVGDVIKNGRRGSITGDLTVKGTQGHVAYPHLANNPVHQALPALAELAATTWDNGNDYFPPTSFQIPNLSSGTGASNVIPGEFDVQFNFRFSTELTDEDIKRRVHSTLDAHGLDYDLKWTLSGHPFLTDKGELLTAVVDAVEEVNHKRPELLTTGGTSDGRFIARMGTQVVELGPVNATIHKVNECVSVPDLEKLTDMYQQTLVNLLAK; encoded by the coding sequence ATGACAGATAGCCCTGTTTTATCATTGGCTAAAGATCTTATTAGCCGCCGCTCAGTCACCCCTGAAGACGCGGGTTGCCAAGAAGTGATGATTAATCGCTTGAAAGCGCTTGGTTTTGAGATTGAAGTGATGGTATTCGAAGATACCACCAATTTCTGGGCACGCCGTGGCAACAAAGCACCACTGTTTGCATTTGCAGGCCATACAGACGTGGTTCCATCTGGTCCAGAAGAGCAATGGCACACCCCTCCTTTTACCCCAACTGTTATCGATGACCACCTGCATGGTCGCGGTGCTGCCGATATGAAAGGCTCTCTCGCATGTATGATTGTCGCTGTCGAGCGTTTTATCGAACAGCACCCAGATCATGATGGCTCAATCGCGTTCTTGATTACGTCAGATGAAGAAGGACCGTTCATCAACGGCACAACGCGAGTTGTCGACACACTGATGGCTCGGGATGAGCTCATCGACATGTGTATCGTCGGTGAGCCATCGAGCACACACCATGTCGGTGATGTCATTAAGAATGGGCGTCGCGGTTCCATAACAGGCGATCTTACGGTTAAAGGGACACAGGGCCATGTCGCCTACCCTCACCTAGCCAACAACCCCGTTCATCAAGCGCTTCCTGCGCTCGCTGAGCTGGCCGCGACGACTTGGGATAATGGTAATGACTACTTCCCACCAACCAGCTTTCAGATCCCAAACCTCTCATCAGGCACTGGTGCATCTAACGTGATTCCGGGTGAGTTCGACGTCCAGTTTAACTTCCGCTTCAGTACTGAACTGACTGATGAGGATATTAAGCGTCGTGTTCACTCAACCCTCGATGCTCACGGCTTAGACTACGATCTGAAATGGACACTGAGTGGTCACCCTTTCCTTACTGACAAAGGGGAGCTTTTGACGGCCGTGGTTGATGCGGTTGAAGAGGTAAATCACAAACGTCCTGAGCTGCTTACCACAGGCGGCACGTCTGATGGACGCTTCATCGCACGTATGGGCACACAAGTGGTTGAGCTTGGTCCGGTGAATGCCACGATTCACAAAGTTAATGAGTGTGTCAGTGTCCCAGACCTAGAGAAGCTGACTGACATGTATCAGCAAACACTTGTCAATTTGTTGGCGAAATAG
- a CDS encoding DUF4156 domain-containing protein yields MKNNRKFPRLMTCAVFAIVLSGCANPTARLTHDAKDIEVRIDGSFDPQDCQWVGDVTGSEGHWYSYLFFTNDVMIRGAVNDLKNNAQQLGADTVYMINPQDFVTSFTVFGTAYRCNSQ; encoded by the coding sequence ATGAAAAACAACCGAAAATTTCCTCGCCTAATGACTTGCGCTGTATTTGCCATTGTTCTTTCAGGTTGCGCCAACCCTACGGCAAGACTCACTCACGATGCTAAAGATATCGAAGTACGTATTGACGGCAGTTTTGACCCACAAGATTGCCAATGGGTCGGCGATGTGACGGGAAGTGAAGGTCACTGGTACAGTTATCTCTTTTTCACCAACGATGTCATGATTCGCGGCGCCGTTAACGACTTAAAAAATAACGCACAACAGCTTGGTGCAGATACCGTTTACATGATCAACCCACAAGACTTTGTCACTTCGTTCACGGTATTTGGCACAGCCTACCGCTGCAACAGCCAATAA
- a CDS encoding DUF2897 family protein yields MSFLTNPWVISILAMGFILGNILALRKVSQVQMRKTKTMSDLEKLSELEKKNKQRIDAIENSKQEAAHQKTPNENDKADS; encoded by the coding sequence ATGAGTTTTCTCACTAACCCTTGGGTGATCAGCATTCTTGCGATGGGGTTCATTCTCGGCAACATTTTAGCGCTAAGAAAAGTCTCGCAAGTTCAGATGCGCAAAACCAAAACCATGTCTGATTTAGAAAAGCTAAGCGAGCTTGAGAAAAAAAATAAGCAGCGTATTGATGCTATCGAAAATAGTAAACAAGAGGCTGCCCATCAAAAGACCCCAAATGAGAACGACAAGGCTGACTCTTAA
- a CDS encoding winged helix-turn-helix domain-containing protein — translation MELSPVFARRLYIALLVDSEERPNVPKLIELTGWPRRTIQDVLKALPGIGISLNFVQDGRRHNDGYYRLSDWGPFDSHWVNSKKTDIVTSINA, via the coding sequence ATGGAACTGAGTCCTGTCTTTGCAAGACGTTTGTATATTGCTTTATTAGTGGATAGTGAGGAACGCCCAAACGTTCCAAAGCTAATTGAATTAACGGGTTGGCCACGACGTACTATTCAAGACGTGCTTAAGGCGCTTCCTGGCATCGGTATTTCTTTGAACTTTGTCCAGGATGGTCGCCGACACAACGATGGTTACTACCGCCTTTCTGATTGGGGGCCTTTTGACAGTCATTGGGTGAATTCCAAAAAGACGGATATCGTAACCAGTATCAATGCGTAA
- a CDS encoding DUF2956 domain-containing protein — MNKNTPPSAEAQNEAMSIARATQKPGQTKEQTKLIAQGIAKGIAQYKKQQKERNRKADKAKKQAKKEKTKLEQQTNTHTNVQEAAPKAEATAPKLPWALLIASWVGFITAWTMTR; from the coding sequence ATGAATAAAAACACACCACCATCTGCAGAAGCTCAAAATGAAGCCATGTCAATTGCCCGTGCCACGCAGAAACCGGGACAGACCAAAGAGCAAACCAAGCTTATCGCTCAAGGTATTGCGAAAGGAATAGCCCAATACAAAAAGCAGCAAAAAGAGCGTAATAGAAAGGCCGACAAAGCCAAAAAACAAGCAAAGAAAGAGAAAACCAAACTAGAGCAACAAACAAATACACACACTAACGTACAAGAAGCAGCGCCTAAAGCAGAGGCAACGGCGCCAAAATTGCCCTGGGCTTTGCTCATCGCTAGCTGGGTTGGATTTATCACTGCTTGGACAATGACACGATGA
- a CDS encoding ion transporter, whose translation MTKTKRDEIEEIGPFQIFTLILSVYVLLALLFEHLFLPEEDVKQVLRMADHVVCVFFLLDFSIRFYRADNKWSFMKWGWIDLLSSIPMLDAFRYGRLVRVIRVLRILRAIRSVKVLLTFVLRSRMQGTFSLVAAMSIILMIFGAVGILEFERGAEGSNINNAIDALWWSFVTMTTVGYGDYYPVTSGGRVIATMLMISGVGLFGTFTGFVASWFVEEESNKDDQQVDELKQQIVQLSQQLEEIKAVIEQQNCK comes from the coding sequence GTGACTAAGACCAAACGCGATGAAATTGAAGAGATCGGCCCATTTCAAATATTTACGCTTATATTGTCGGTCTATGTCCTGCTTGCCTTATTGTTCGAACATCTGTTTTTGCCCGAAGAGGATGTAAAGCAGGTGTTGCGCATGGCTGACCATGTGGTGTGCGTTTTTTTCCTACTTGATTTTTCGATTCGCTTTTACCGTGCTGACAATAAATGGTCCTTTATGAAATGGGGCTGGATCGATCTGCTGTCAAGCATCCCGATGCTTGATGCATTTCGCTATGGTCGTCTTGTTCGGGTTATTCGTGTACTCAGGATATTGAGGGCGATTCGGTCGGTGAAAGTACTACTCACTTTTGTACTCCGCTCACGAATGCAAGGGACGTTCTCTTTGGTTGCCGCAATGTCGATCATTCTGATGATCTTTGGCGCTGTGGGGATATTGGAGTTTGAACGTGGCGCAGAGGGTTCAAACATCAATAACGCGATAGATGCGCTATGGTGGTCCTTCGTTACCATGACGACGGTAGGCTACGGTGATTACTATCCGGTGACCAGCGGTGGCCGAGTCATTGCAACCATGTTGATGATCTCTGGTGTTGGTCTATTTGGTACGTTTACTGGCTTTGTGGCGTCTTGGTTTGTGGAAGAGGAATCGAATAAAGATGACCAACAAGTCGATGAGTTAAAGCAGCAAATCGTTCAATTAAGTCAGCAACTGGAAGAGATTAAAGCTGTAATCGAGCAACAAAATTGTAAATAA
- a CDS encoding M15 family metallopeptidase: MKPSELVGLSTSHLVECLVGSKHFLIHPTAQLDLLRLKSAASDAGFNLCVASGFRDFERQKAIWNSKMLGQRPTLDKHDQPIDMPSLTEHEKVFSVLLWSALPGTSRHHWGCDFDLYDHNAVSPQTPLQLTQNEYLAGPQHSFFQWLKTHAKQFGFFFPFDGKRSGYQFEPWHVSHYTTWQEIRRELKSHLLLEVILEQGLLGEETIEKQFEHIYTQYVMSVNEGDLDEFSH; encoded by the coding sequence ATGAAACCTAGCGAACTGGTCGGCCTAAGCACTTCACACCTTGTGGAGTGCCTGGTAGGGAGTAAACATTTCCTGATCCACCCAACAGCGCAGCTTGATTTGTTGAGGCTGAAATCGGCGGCCAGTGACGCTGGGTTCAATCTTTGTGTTGCCTCTGGCTTTCGCGATTTTGAGCGGCAGAAGGCGATCTGGAACAGTAAAATGCTTGGACAAAGACCCACTTTAGATAAGCATGACCAACCTATCGATATGCCGTCTTTAACAGAACACGAGAAAGTCTTTAGCGTCTTGCTTTGGTCGGCACTGCCGGGCACCAGTCGACATCATTGGGGGTGTGATTTTGACCTTTATGACCATAATGCAGTTTCACCGCAGACCCCTCTCCAACTGACTCAAAATGAGTACCTTGCTGGACCGCAGCACTCTTTTTTCCAATGGCTAAAAACCCATGCGAAACAGTTTGGGTTCTTTTTCCCTTTTGACGGTAAGCGCAGTGGTTATCAGTTTGAACCCTGGCACGTGAGCCATTACACGACTTGGCAAGAAATCAGGCGCGAGCTTAAATCACATTTATTGTTGGAAGTGATACTTGAGCAAGGTTTGCTAGGAGAGGAAACCATAGAGAAGCAGTTCGAGCACATCTATACTCAGTATGTCATGTCTGTCAATGAAGGAGACTTAGATGAGTTTTCTCACTAA
- a CDS encoding AI-2E family transporter, whose translation MLDMVRRWYKRRFSDPDAVSLAAILIFGFITIYFFGGLIAPLLVAIVLAYLLEWPVNQLTKVGLPRTPAVIFVVTTFCGLMLLAVFGLIPTVWQQISNLVNDVPKMYTDLQVFISTLPKRYPELANLQIVETLADNTKNQVLSFGETVVKGSLASLVSLATLAVYLVLVPLLVFFLLKDKGEMIEMLSGVLPNNRRLAAKVWVEMNEQISNYIRGKVLEILIVGGVSYITFALLDLRYSILLAVGVGLSVLIPYIGAAAVTVPVAIVGLFQWGLSTEFYWLLIAYGIIQALDGNVLVPILFSEAVNLHPVSIIVAVLVFGGMWGFWGVFFAIPLATLVKAVWNALPSNDEMIEQ comes from the coding sequence ATGCTTGATATGGTACGTCGTTGGTACAAAAGGCGTTTTTCTGACCCAGATGCAGTGAGCTTGGCTGCGATTCTTATTTTCGGTTTTATCACCATCTATTTTTTTGGTGGCTTGATTGCTCCCTTGCTGGTGGCGATTGTACTTGCTTATCTTTTGGAGTGGCCAGTCAATCAATTAACCAAAGTCGGTCTGCCTAGAACGCCTGCAGTTATCTTTGTTGTCACCACTTTCTGCGGATTGATGTTATTGGCTGTATTTGGTTTGATCCCAACCGTATGGCAGCAGATCTCTAACTTAGTGAATGATGTACCGAAAATGTACACCGACCTCCAGGTGTTCATTAGTACGTTGCCCAAGCGCTACCCAGAATTGGCGAACTTGCAGATTGTTGAAACGTTGGCCGACAACACCAAAAACCAGGTGCTCAGTTTTGGTGAAACGGTTGTAAAAGGCTCTCTCGCTTCATTGGTCAGTCTTGCAACATTAGCTGTCTACTTGGTATTGGTTCCCCTTTTGGTGTTCTTCTTGTTGAAAGACAAAGGCGAGATGATCGAGATGCTCAGCGGGGTGTTACCCAATAATCGTCGTTTGGCGGCGAAAGTTTGGGTGGAAATGAATGAGCAAATCTCCAACTACATTCGAGGCAAGGTCTTAGAGATCTTGATTGTGGGTGGTGTCAGCTACATTACCTTTGCATTACTAGATTTACGTTACTCAATATTACTCGCTGTTGGCGTGGGGCTATCGGTTCTTATTCCATATATCGGTGCGGCTGCTGTGACGGTTCCGGTAGCTATTGTTGGCTTATTCCAATGGGGTCTGAGCACCGAATTCTATTGGTTGCTCATTGCTTACGGCATTATCCAAGCTCTAGATGGTAATGTGCTGGTACCTATTTTGTTCTCAGAGGCGGTGAACTTGCACCCTGTTTCCATCATCGTTGCGGTCTTAGTGTTTGGAGGAATGTGGGGGTTCTGGGGGGTCTTTTTTGCCATCCCACTCGCTACATTAGTGAAAGCGGTTTGGAATGCTCTGCCAAGCAATGATGAGATGATTGAGCAGTAG
- a CDS encoding glycine cleavage system protein R: protein MNQHLVITAVGSDRPGVCNQLVHHVTSAGCNIIDSRIALFGNEFTLIMLISGGAPSVTRVETTLPLLGQELDLITIMKRTSEHTETSNDYKLDVVIESDDRIGLTEHVTQFFAQREIGLDALSAQTISKRKLGSEQDQFHISITASVGGSYNLMELQEQFDQFCAELSIKGSLNFIKSSQ from the coding sequence ATGAACCAACACTTAGTTATCACAGCAGTAGGCTCTGACCGTCCTGGAGTGTGTAACCAACTCGTTCATCACGTCACTAGCGCTGGATGCAATATTATTGATAGCCGAATCGCTCTATTTGGCAATGAATTTACGCTTATCATGCTTATCTCTGGCGGTGCGCCGTCGGTCACCCGCGTTGAAACAACTCTGCCTTTGCTCGGCCAAGAGCTGGATCTCATTACCATCATGAAACGTACCTCTGAGCACACCGAGACGTCAAATGACTATAAACTCGACGTTGTTATTGAGTCTGACGACCGAATTGGTCTTACCGAGCATGTGACCCAATTTTTTGCACAACGTGAGATCGGCCTCGATGCTCTCAGTGCCCAAACCATTTCCAAGCGCAAACTCGGTTCAGAGCAAGATCAGTTCCATATCTCTATCACAGCCTCTGTCGGTGGTAGCTATAACCTCATGGAACTGCAAGAGCAGTTTGATCAATTTTGTGCAGAGCTCAGTATAAAGGGCTCACTAAATTTTATAAAAAGCAGTCAATAA
- the bcp gene encoding thioredoxin-dependent thiol peroxidase: MNTLQAGTKAPAFSLQDQNGETVSLSDFSGKKVLVYFYPKAMTPGCTVQAQGLRDTKAELDTLNVVVLGISIDPVKRLTKFVERDELNFTLLSDEDHAVADLFGVWGEKKFMGKVYDGLHRLSFLVDENGTIEHVFNKFKTKNHHEVVLDYLKAE; encoded by the coding sequence ATGAACACGCTTCAAGCAGGAACCAAGGCACCTGCCTTCTCTTTGCAAGATCAAAATGGCGAAACCGTCTCGCTCAGCGATTTTTCTGGAAAAAAAGTCCTAGTTTACTTTTACCCTAAAGCGATGACCCCTGGCTGTACCGTTCAAGCACAAGGCTTGCGCGACACGAAAGCAGAGCTAGACACATTGAATGTCGTCGTCTTAGGCATCAGTATCGACCCAGTGAAACGTCTCACTAAATTTGTCGAACGTGATGAACTCAATTTCACACTGCTTTCTGATGAAGATCATGCCGTGGCAGATTTGTTCGGTGTGTGGGGAGAGAAGAAGTTTATGGGAAAAGTCTATGACGGATTACACCGCCTAAGCTTCTTAGTGGACGAAAATGGCACTATTGAACACGTGTTCAACAAATTCAAAACCAAGAACCACCATGAGGTTGTTTTGGATTATTTGAAAGCTGAGTAA
- a CDS encoding sulfurtransferase TusA family protein, whose protein sequence is MADNLLDLRSERCPMALLLAKRFIKKHTSNTMIGILVQDKSSCHDIERYIKAQGFAYSIEHDEGECLISLKKDN, encoded by the coding sequence ATGGCTGACAATCTGCTCGACTTACGCAGTGAGCGATGCCCAATGGCGTTGTTGTTGGCAAAGCGCTTTATCAAAAAGCACACTTCGAACACGATGATCGGTATCCTCGTTCAAGACAAGAGTTCTTGTCATGATATTGAGCGTTACATCAAGGCTCAAGGCTTTGCTTATTCAATAGAACATGATGAAGGTGAGTGTCTCATCTCACTTAAAAAGGATAATTAA
- a CDS encoding methyl-accepting chemotaxis protein: MKFSQKIVAASSVMMLLTVSLLSFQQLRTVRAEVEALVGNSLNEMLSSATNTVQAELNNKRSLAQVALEASDYNPQNKSYVSDLIERPEIKTSFIAAGLGYEADGSMVENDDEWEVDASYDPRLRPWYIDAKRAGSQQIITEPYYDSSIDAVIVSIASSVFKQGRFIGAMFFDVDLTGLADITNSINLMDAGYLFIVTADGITIAHPDDQLNGEPMDKFLSNVPIREGLAEYQINGISYLVNFDHMPEENWYVGAIVDESIAFAAIDSLRSSAVLYAFIGVLFSVVALSLLIKGLMKPLSELNEALKDVASGQGDLTKRLDTDTDEEFAELAHNFNTFTQNLQQQIVDSKQISTDILSGTEKTVRNSEQSSAAMQQQLQELEQLATAMNEMAATATDVANNAQNAATAATQADKATSDGSGVVVKTTEAIDRLSARIEQAVEEVKGLESATSNIETILKVINDIADQTNLLALNAAIEAARAGESGRGFAVVADEVRTLAQRTQQSTTEIRTMIEQLQAGAGSVSAAMADSRSTATQAVDAAQSANIALDQIRHSIQQISDMNLQIASAAEQQSSVAEEINNNTVKIKDLSTMVVDAADNANESMTEQIENVHKQETLLNKFIV, encoded by the coding sequence ATGAAATTTAGTCAAAAGATTGTAGCGGCATCTTCGGTGATGATGTTGCTTACTGTGTCACTTTTGTCTTTTCAGCAGTTAAGAACCGTACGAGCAGAAGTCGAAGCTTTAGTCGGGAATAGCTTAAATGAAATGCTATCGAGCGCAACAAACACGGTACAGGCCGAGTTGAATAATAAACGCTCTCTTGCCCAAGTCGCGTTGGAGGCGTCTGATTATAATCCTCAAAATAAAAGCTATGTGAGTGATTTGATTGAACGACCAGAGATTAAAACCAGTTTTATCGCTGCAGGTTTAGGCTATGAAGCGGATGGTTCAATGGTTGAAAATGATGACGAGTGGGAAGTGGATGCGAGTTACGACCCGAGGTTGCGTCCTTGGTATATCGACGCTAAACGCGCAGGCTCTCAGCAAATTATTACAGAGCCCTACTACGACTCATCGATCGATGCGGTTATTGTGTCAATTGCCAGCTCGGTCTTTAAGCAAGGGCGTTTTATTGGCGCAATGTTCTTTGATGTTGACCTGACTGGTCTGGCGGATATTACCAATAGCATCAACCTAATGGATGCAGGTTATCTGTTCATCGTGACGGCAGATGGAATCACTATTGCTCACCCAGATGACCAACTCAATGGTGAGCCAATGGATAAGTTTCTGTCTAACGTACCTATCCGAGAAGGTTTGGCTGAGTATCAAATCAATGGAATATCATACTTGGTCAACTTCGACCATATGCCTGAAGAAAACTGGTATGTTGGCGCTATTGTTGATGAGAGTATTGCTTTTGCAGCAATAGATAGCCTACGCAGCAGCGCGGTTCTCTACGCATTTATTGGCGTGCTGTTCAGTGTTGTTGCCCTGAGCTTGTTGATAAAGGGTTTGATGAAACCACTTTCTGAGCTTAATGAAGCACTTAAAGATGTTGCTTCTGGCCAAGGTGATTTGACTAAGCGTTTAGATACCGACACGGATGAGGAGTTCGCGGAGTTAGCGCATAACTTCAACACCTTTACCCAAAACCTTCAGCAACAGATTGTCGACTCAAAGCAGATCTCGACAGATATTCTTAGCGGTACAGAAAAAACCGTCCGTAACTCAGAGCAGTCTTCGGCAGCCATGCAGCAGCAACTGCAAGAACTAGAGCAGTTAGCGACCGCGATGAATGAGATGGCAGCGACCGCAACCGATGTTGCAAATAACGCACAAAACGCGGCAACGGCAGCAACTCAAGCGGATAAAGCGACCTCTGATGGGTCGGGTGTGGTTGTGAAAACAACCGAGGCCATTGACCGCCTTTCAGCTCGTATTGAGCAAGCGGTTGAGGAAGTCAAAGGTCTTGAATCTGCCACTTCAAACATTGAAACAATTTTGAAAGTGATTAACGATATTGCTGATCAAACCAACCTGTTGGCACTCAATGCAGCAATAGAGGCAGCAAGAGCGGGTGAGTCAGGGCGTGGCTTTGCTGTTGTCGCCGATGAGGTGAGAACGCTGGCGCAACGTACTCAGCAATCAACAACCGAAATTCGTACCATGATTGAGCAATTGCAAGCAGGAGCTGGCTCGGTGTCTGCTGCGATGGCAGATAGTCGCTCCACGGCAACGCAGGCTGTCGATGCAGCGCAGAGTGCTAATATCGCCCTTGATCAAATTCGTCACTCGATACAGCAAATCTCTGATATGAACCTTCAGATTGCTTCGGCAGCAGAGCAGCAAAGCTCAGTAGCGGAAGAGATCAACAACAACACGGTGAAGATCAAAGACCTGTCGACCATGGTGGTTGATGCAGCAGATAATGCGAATGAGTCGATGACCGAGCAGATTGAGAACGTTCATAAGCAAGAGACACTGTTGAATAAGTTTATTGTCTAA
- a CDS encoding ArsC family reductase, with amino-acid sequence MSITMYGIPNCDTIKKAKRWLSDNQVTFDFHDYRKQGIDETLVTRFCQELGWETVVNKRGTTYRQLSDEQKQSLSEETAIALLLESPAMIKRPILEVEGQLHIGFKADQYQSIF; translated from the coding sequence ATGAGCATTACCATGTATGGTATTCCTAACTGTGACACGATAAAAAAAGCAAAGCGTTGGCTCAGCGACAACCAAGTCACTTTCGATTTTCACGACTACCGTAAACAAGGTATCGATGAAACCCTAGTTACTCGCTTTTGCCAAGAGCTTGGCTGGGAAACCGTTGTTAACAAGCGAGGCACTACCTATCGTCAATTAAGTGATGAACAGAAGCAGTCGCTCTCTGAGGAGACAGCCATCGCCTTACTGCTTGAATCGCCGGCGATGATCAAGCGCCCTATCCTCGAAGTCGAAGGACAGCTTCATATCGGCTTTAAAGCTGACCAATACCAATCGATTTTTTAA
- the dapA gene encoding 4-hydroxy-tetrahydrodipicolinate synthase: MFSGSIVALITPFNHDGEVDYVSLKKLVEYHVAAGTKGIVAVGTTGESATLTVEEHVKVVLKTVEFAEGRIPVIAGTGANATHESVTFSRLLNNSGIAGCLSVTPYYNKPTQEGLYLHYKAIAEESDVPQILYNVPGRTAVDLHPETVARLAEIESIVALKDATGDLSRIATHRELCGEDFILLSGDDATGLDFVRQGGDGVISVTNNIAAADMAKMFDLAKDGLFEEAEVINQRLMTLHKNLFIESSPIPVKWAATKMGLIAHGDLRLPLTPLSAASQPIVAQAMSEACIY; encoded by the coding sequence ATGTTTTCAGGAAGTATCGTCGCGTTAATAACCCCTTTCAATCACGATGGTGAAGTAGACTACGTTAGCTTGAAGAAGCTGGTGGAGTACCATGTGGCAGCGGGCACGAAAGGCATTGTTGCAGTAGGGACTACGGGCGAGTCTGCTACCCTGACTGTCGAAGAGCATGTCAAAGTTGTTTTAAAAACCGTTGAGTTCGCTGAAGGCCGAATTCCGGTTATTGCTGGCACAGGTGCGAACGCGACTCATGAGTCGGTGACATTCAGCCGTCTACTTAATAACTCAGGCATTGCAGGTTGCTTGAGTGTCACACCTTACTACAACAAGCCAACTCAAGAAGGTCTGTACCTACACTATAAAGCAATCGCTGAAGAGAGTGATGTACCGCAAATCCTTTATAATGTACCAGGTCGTACCGCTGTTGACTTACATCCAGAAACGGTAGCCCGATTAGCTGAAATTGAAAGCATTGTTGCATTGAAAGACGCGACAGGTGATTTATCAAGAATTGCAACTCACCGTGAACTTTGTGGCGAAGATTTTATCTTACTGAGTGGTGATGATGCGACGGGCCTCGATTTTGTTCGTCAAGGTGGTGACGGTGTTATCTCTGTAACGAACAATATTGCTGCAGCAGACATGGCGAAAATGTTTGATTTGGCTAAAGATGGTTTGTTTGAAGAAGCTGAGGTGATCAACCAGCGCTTGATGACACTGCACAAGAATCTGTTTATCGAATCTAGCCCTATTCCAGTGAAGTGGGCAGCGACTAAAATGGGTTTGATTGCTCATGGTGATTTGCGTTTGCCACTGACACCACTTTCTGCAGCATCGCAACCTATTGTGGCTCAGGCTATGTCGGAAGCGTGTATTTACTAG